In the genome of Impatiens glandulifera chromosome 6, dImpGla2.1, whole genome shotgun sequence, the window AGCTTATGAACTCATACTGGCTCAAAGAGAAGACAGTATAAATAAAGTTcttaccctttatttaaaagaaattttaatatctctaaaatatttaaaatcttatattaatgtttagatacaaaattatttccaaatattgctctcttttagagtgggatgtctcaattttcattgtatctcaACTATGGACATCTTTCTctatctataaatttattaacaatttttcaGAAGTATATTACACAcgtgtttatgaatgaacctataaacatatttttgtttgtgatgatgatacaaagcataaactctttattttttttatgttagattctcttttcattactaaacatgaattgataattatataactgacaacttttcatttcaGTTACATAGATTCAGAAAGATGTTTGGTAGTTTATAACAAAATGGATCATCCAGAAGCACATGAAAAATGGGTATCATTCAAAGAAATTTTGAAGGACGTagtattaaatgtttttgtatgaGTGTTGTCACGAGAAATGGTACACTAGAAGTGATATATGCAGCTTATAAACTCATATTGGCTCAAAGAGAAACAATATAAATCAAGGtcttacctttttttaaaagaaatcttaatgtctctagaatatttgaagtatcatattaatgtttagatacaaatttgttttcaaatattactcTCTTTCAGAGTGGGAGGTTTCTATTTTCATTGTATCTCAGCCAAATACATCTCTTTGtatccataaatttattaacgttttttcagaaatataatgcaaaagtgtttatgaatgaacctataaacatatttttggttgtgatgatgatacaaaacataaaccctttattttttatgttggattctctttttattactaaatttgaattgataattgtataactgaccacttttcattacagttgcatagattcagaaagaagattttgatacaagagagaaaaatattatggttAAATATAGTGACGAGAATAAAGTGACAATTATAATGTAGTTAATTGTGAAAAGTGTGCtatgaaatgattttagttgTATCAGATTTCAGCACGTATTGGAAGTATGTGGAGTATACAAGTCTTTGTCTAAATTTTGGTGTAAAGGaggtgacaccgtttttgttggagaggttaaatttaggtttttcttcTTACAACGATTTTGTATATTCTTAATGATTGAGTTATGAAAATACATTTTGCAGATGAAGATGAAATGGAATGACTCTAATGGACCAGATGACCtaaatggaattaaaatcttaactttcatctacacaacatgtaaacataactaatcatttttcattacaattacatagatttaaaaagaagatttcAGCACATCTTAGAAGCAAGTTGGTATAGAAGTCTTTGTCTAAACTTGGTGTAATGGAGggtgacaccgtttttgttgaAGATGTTAAATTTAGTTTATTCCAACGATTTAATATTTCTTAATGATTGTTATGAACACATTTTGTAGAACAccactaaatttacattaaaaaatttcattctttaacattaaaaagaacaaaacttataaaattaataaaaaaattaaaatagtgtaagttcatgtttatatttatataagaatatttagttcatataagttcgtttataaaaaattaaaatattgtaagttcatatatgtatatatattttcttttaatataaatatatattaattttatataaattttttttttattatatataaacatattgaattaaatatcatataaaaacttcatttatatttttcccCGTACAACGTAGGGTATTTTACTAGTTTAAGTTAATAATTCTTTCACTATActttttgactaattattatttaatatgtttaacatacACAACTAAAATCaaaaagaaaaattttaaattaagattaattaaaaaaaattcttaatattgtttagttataattttatttatttataataattataagatgatacaattaataaaatttaattagtagttctaaatttatttttacttaaaataataccgctaataatgttttaattcaAACTCTTAattgattaaacttaaaaatgttttgaaatataaattttattattaaagaaaaaaaaacaaaaacaaagaactgacaaaatctatttttgatgaattataatagagtaaaaactaaaataattaagacaACTCTATTCCAATCCCAATAAAATCTGAAATTAAGATTGATTCCATGACATTCATGCCTATTtgcttttttaaatttagaggCGTGAGAATAGTCTTTTGGCTACTTTAACCAATGGGGTAGGTTTTATAACACTCTTGGGATGGAAGGCTTTACTGATTTTAAAAACTGCCCATACACTGCCAATGACATGCCCAGCTGCATCAAGCCCTTCATTTGCTGCCTTACCTGCTTCTTCTCCATATCTAAATAACCataagaaaatacaaaacaattAGTAATTGTAGAGACTCATAGTTTGGTGATAGTGTGTAAAAACTTATGTCATTGTATTTATTTACTTGTGGGTGACAAATTCAGAGACCACAATGGATGAATTTGTAGTAACATTCTTCCCAGAAACTTCAACAGCATCACATATTTTGTCTGAGGAATTTGCAAGAACAAGAATTTTCAATAAAACATCAAAAAGCTAAATTTGCAATGCCCTGTCCTTCCCTGAACATGCATTATTATTGaatgtaattaatttatgagaaatgattggggaatgaaatttggtgagggaataagagagggaatgacgtggaAACAATATGATTgagtgaaaaaattaaataatttatctatctTCTCTCTTTCTTCCTACTTTAccctttttccaaccaatgaattGTGAAAAAGCTAATAAACAAAATAGAGTCATATATAAATGTTGGAATAAGTCATGGAATCTTGTCATAAAGATCAGTTTAGATAGCCATACTGAATCCATCCATGGAAGCAAGAACAATTTCACCAGGAAGTAGATTGAAGAACTTCTTGCCCATATTTgaataaacaacaaaatttgTGAAGAATCCTGAAATCTCGATAACCCCTGAAAGAATCCCACCAATCACTTCCTCTGTCATCTTTGCCACCCTCTTGATCCTGCAACCAACATTTACCAATTCAAGAAACATTTGGAGAAACAacattcttctttctttcttcttagACCAGTTCTTTCCAGGagtgttttaattttgtttatagttAGATTGAAAGAGTTATGTATTATACCTTTGAATCTTCTTTAACGTTTCGGGATGGATCTTTGTTGGCGGATTCTGCTTCGACTTGTTCTTAACAATCTCATTCCCCCACTTGAGTCTTTCAACTGTCACATCACCACACCATAAAATTCCCTTAACTAGCTGGCCTGAACCAGCAGCAATCAACTTTGCAGCAGTTACACTGTAATCTTCTATATTTGGTGTTAGAATAGTCCAATACGCCGCACTTTCCTCCTCAATCTTCTCTAACTTCAAATCTTCCGGAGACAATTCTGACCCATTCAACTTTTTCACTTTATGTACAGAAAAGTTGCTGTATTTTTCCAAGATCTGATCGAGTTCCTTTAACAGATCTTGTTGACCCTTTGATACTACCGTCAATCCACAGTTCAGAAAATTATTAGTCAACTCTTTTCCACACTTGTCTTCTTCATCGTCGCTCGAGCCCGGTTCATTCTCCTCTGGTACTTTGAACGAGAAGAAGTAATGCGATTCGTCCAGCTTCACCGCCGCCTGGTCCTTGGATAGCGGCCATTGGATCTGATCGGAGACGCGGATTATAATAGCAACTGTACTGTTACCTTGTTGGACCCTTAAGATAGAAAGATCACCGTGAGCTAGTTCTGTGCTGTACTGGTTGTCGATCAGATGGAGAATAGCGCCAGAGATTCTGAGGATAATCTCTTCCACTGCAGTTGAAGTTTTGAAGTTATGCTTCTCGGCCATTTCTTAGAATACTAAGAAATAAGAATATGGACGGTTTTGTAATAAGAATAGGAATATGGAGGTTTATttcaaaatctatttatatataatgatgcttaatttttaaagtgtttggattgccgggtcgagagcggtggt includes:
- the LOC124942210 gene encoding protein EARLY-RESPONSIVE TO DEHYDRATION 7, chloroplastic-like → MAEKHNFKTSTAVEEIILRISGAILHLIDNQYSTELAHGDLSILRVQQGNSTVAIIIRVSDQIQWPLSKDQAAVKLDESHYFFSFKVPEENEPGSSDDEEDKCGKELTNNFLNCGLTVVSKGQQDLLKELDQILEKYSNFSVHKVKKLNGSELSPEDLKLEKIEEESAAYWTILTPNIEDYSVTAAKLIAAGSGQLVKGILWCGDVTVERLKWGNEIVKNKSKQNPPTKIHPETLKKIQRIKRVAKMTEEVIGGILSGVIEISGFFTNFVVYSNMGKKFFNLLPGEIVLASMDGFNKICDAVEVSGKNVTTNSSIVVSEFVTHKYGEEAGKAANEGLDAAGHVIGSVWAVFKISKAFHPKSVIKPTPLVKVAKRLFSRL